The Pagrus major chromosome 17, Pma_NU_1.0 genome includes a region encoding these proteins:
- the macc1 gene encoding metastasis-associated in colon cancer protein 1: MAARRTTSFRRVGSLMRSRSEGTLIDLDDSVSASDNLNGIFGTRTTQNPEGLLLQPEVSLSVQSKNPFWNKLSGSNPFLDDIVHSSTDKHISDTANSKQDDKKHLDANNDDGSSSSSDEGNVGNFLENKHKVSNRSGRWRSASDILGDLERKVPKREDSFRPPGPVLNPDFEWLKNDREAYKMAWLSHRQLTRSCLDLNLMSQSPGWAQTQATDFQVISRIGHAGGSVQLPESEICIHIPEGHVPPGEVQEFTLKAMLDPPPGLNNNYVTTISPLVEVVLGNISTKESISLDIKLSGKVKSDPLSQVMTTVVGLVSNKRGGPYVKVNDCYIHKNMMQMKLQDLKTHFYVVAVAEASAIQPPATSVWDYLERQITVAVYGPRYIHPSFKVVIVVCCHEDVPPKLPFSVICRGNKNQPLLLLQLWGKHSFKPEKVNNFNVAISLTDSVFKIKPEDKLKEVRQSQLKIGTVLHLPVALSCASNAEMTPFKLDLQVNESNAATVAHFHVPSPPTAPIRSEKRVSRQVEKRIEMARAAPIPEESVPDFPKFTDRPVNLQWYGVALKSVLRQPRVDYLLEYFKGDTVALLSRDTVRSVGNSKVKEWYIGFLRGRTGLVHCKNIKLITRDQVIDFTGIHITTEVLLDNMTLPFKKLTYMYSAIQTLVTEHITSWRAFADALEYKKLSLDTITRRYAETEADKVASVLEKLKEDCHAEKTRKKFLHELMVGLLKMDSVSLVAQLIQNTVILSTAVELGMRWRELAEKMGKLSSAQIAGYEAPHRGKSGEVGPQSMWKPAYDFLYSWSLRHGDSYRDMIQDLHLVLDKMKNPATKQWRQLTGALITVNCLDIFRASAYPNS; this comes from the exons ATGGCAGCTAGAAGAACAACATCTTTCCGTCGTGTTGGGAGTCTGATGCGGAGTAGATCTGAGGGGACACTGATTGATCTGGATGACAGTGTTTCAGCCAGTGACAACCTCAACG GTATATTTGGGACACGGACAACACAGAACCCAGAGGGACTGCTTTTACAGCCAGAAGTCTCACTTTCAGTTCAGTCAAAAAACCCCTTTTGGAACAAACTGTCAGGATCAAATCCTTTCTTAGATGACATTGtacacagcagcacagacaaacacatttccGACACAGCaaactcaaaacaagacgaTAAAAAGCATTTGGACGCAAACAATGATGACGGCAGTAGTTCGTCTTCCGATGAAGGCAATGTGGGGAACtttttggaaaacaaacacaaagttagCAACAGATCAGGGAGATGGAGAAGTGCTTCAGACATTCTGGGCGATCTGGAGAGAAAAGTGCCAAAACGGGAGGACAGCTTCAGGCCACCTGGGCCGGTGCTGAACCCAGATTTTGAGTGGCTAAAGAACGACAGAGAGGCCTATAAGATGGCGTGGCTGAGCCACAGGCAGCTAACCCGCTCATGCCTGGACTTAAATCTGATGAGCCAGAGTCCAGGGTGGGCTCAGACCCAGGCTACAGACTTTCAGGTCATCTCCAGGATCGGCCACGCTGGAGGCTCGGTACAGTTACCAGAATCAGAAATATGCATCCATATCCCAGAGGGCCATGTTCCTCCGGGAGAGGTCCAGGAATTTACACTGAAGGCGATGCTGGACCCTCCTCCTGGACTCAATAACAACTATGTGACAACCATTAGTCCACTTGTGGAGGTGGTCCTCGGCAACATCAGCACAAAGGAGAGTATCTCTCTGGACATTAAGCTGTCTGGAAAGGTGAAGAGCGACCCGTTGAGTCAGGTGATGACTACTGTGGTGGGGCTGGTGTCTAACAAAAGAGGGGGACCTTATGTTAAAGTGAACGACTGTTACATTCACAAGAACATGATGCAGATGAAGCTTCAGGATctgaagacacatttttatgtgGTTGCAGTCGCGGAGGCGTCTGCAATCCAGCCCCCTGCTACATCAGTATGGGATTACCTTGAACGTCAAATCACAGTGGCAGTTTATGGCCCCAGgtacatccatccatcattcAAGGTTGTAATAGTGGTTTGCTGTCACGAGGATGTTCCACCGAAGCTTCCGTTTTCAGTCatctgcagaggaaacaaaaaccaGCCTCTACTTTTGCTGCAGCTTTGGGGGAAACACAGCTTTAAACCAGAGAAAGTGAACAACTTTAATGTTGCCATTAGCCTCACAGACTCTGTGTTTAAAATCAAACCTGAGGACAAACTGAAAGAAGTGAGACAAAGTCAGCTCAAAATAGGGACAGTTTTGCATCTGCCAGTTGCGTTATCTTGTGCTAGTAATGCGGAAATGACTCCTTTTAAATTAGACCTACAAGTGAACGAATCAAACGCTGCAACTGTTGCACATTTCCACGTGCCTTCCCCTCCCACGGCACCCATCAGATCTGAAAAGCGAGTGTCAAGGCAGGTAGAAAAGCGGATTGAAATGGCAAGAGCCGCACCTATTCCTGAGGAAAGTGTTCCAGATTTCCCCAAATTCACAGACAGACCTGTGAACCTACAGTGGTACGGTGTAGCCCTGAAGTCAGTTCTGCGTCAGCCACGAGTAGACTACCTTCTGGAGTATTTCAAGGGGGACACTGTGGCTCTCCTCTCCAGAGACACTGTGAGGTCAGTGGGTAACTCAAAAGTGAAGGAGTGGTATATTGGATTCCTCCGAGGCAGGACCGGTTTGGTTCACTGCAAAAACATCAAGCTCATAACCAGAGACCAAGTGATTGACTTCACTGGCATTCACATCACCACAGAGGTCCTCCTGGACAACATGACGCTGCCCTTCAAGAAGCTTACTTACATGTACTCCGCCATCCAGACACTGGTCACTGAGCACATAACCAGCTGGAGAGCTTTCGCCGATGCTTTAGAGTACAAGAAGTTGTCGCTGGACACCATCACACGGAGGTACGCCGAAACTGAGGCTGATAAAGTGGCCAGTGTGCTGGAAAAGCTGAAGGAAGACTGCCACGCCGAGAAGACCAGGAAAAAGTTTCTGCATGAGCTCATGGTG GGTCTGTTGAAGATGGACTCTGTGAGTCTTGTGGCGCAGCTGATACAGAACACAGTCATTCTGTCCACTGCTGTCGAGCTGGGAATGCGATGGAGGGAGCTTGCAGAGAAGATGGGAAAACTCTCCAGTGCTCAGATAGCAGGATATGAGGCTCCGCACAGAGGGAAGAGTGGAGAAGTCGGTCCCCAG TCGATGTGGAAACCTGCCTATGACTTCCTGTACTCCTGGAGTCTGCGTCATGGAGACAGCTACAGGGACATGATCCAGGATCTGCACCTGGTCctggacaaaatgaaaaaccCTGCCACCAAGCAGTGGAGACAGCTGACTGGCGCCCTCATCACAGTGAACTGTCTCGATATCTTTCGAGCCTCTGCGTACCCAAACTCCTAA